In the genome of Bremerella sp. JC817, one region contains:
- a CDS encoding prolyl oligopeptidase family serine peptidase, with protein sequence MFAPSRSLLAGVCLLVFSSTVFAQGTAADYERMEGLYRAAQGKVTQTRVEPHWLPDGDRFWYRVDLGDNQNEFILVDATTSTRKAAFDSAKLAQQLGEKLGKEIEPLKLPFRTITFAEDQQSILFDVEKTLYRFELESNTLSTVDPSDKDAAKPAGPSQTRPYPSVDKGGEVSMKIVNSSAEPIKVFWINREGRPQLYDDLKAGGEFTQRTFLGHVWMVLNAKGQALSIYEATDGDNHLVLDGKNAWDMPRRRRGRPSGEGSRRLSPNREWNVAIEDHNLVLLKQGGSERVQLTEGGTDKKFIEGNAYWSPDSKRLLVMETTPGDQREITIVESSPKDQLQPKVHTLSYAKPGDAIRLRRPRLFDIEKMEEIAVDNSLMDNPWAIDRVKWEEDSSEIRLLYNQRGHQVMRYLAIQADGTVRTLIDETTPTFIDWTNKVFLEELPESNELIWMSERSGWNHLYLVDAKSGEVKNPITEGDWVVREVEKVDPEKRQIFFKAGGIVPGQDPYYIHHCRVNFDGTELTMLTEGDGTHRIQYSPDGRYLIDEYSRVDMPAVHTLRKADDGSLVCELEKGDCSQLIETGWKPTERFVAKARDGETDIYGVIYFPTNHDPAKKYPVIEYIYAGPQGAFVPKQFSTGSQLREMAELGFIVVQIDGMGTNYRSKAFHDVCFKNLKDAGFPDRILWMQAAAKKFPSIDLDKVGIYGGSAGGQNATAAVLFHGDFYDAAVSDCGCHDNRMDKIWWNEQWMGWPIDKSYEESSNVVNAHKLKGDLFLIVGEMDTNVDPASTMQVVDALVKANKDFDLLVVPGGGHGSGSSAYGMRRTRDFFVRKLHGVEPRR encoded by the coding sequence ATGTTCGCACCTTCTCGCAGCCTGCTGGCTGGTGTTTGTCTGCTTGTTTTTTCGTCGACTGTTTTTGCTCAAGGTACCGCTGCCGATTACGAGCGGATGGAAGGTCTTTACCGGGCCGCTCAGGGCAAAGTGACCCAGACTCGGGTCGAACCACATTGGCTTCCCGACGGCGATCGTTTCTGGTATCGCGTCGATCTGGGCGACAATCAGAACGAGTTCATCCTGGTCGACGCCACCACCTCGACGCGGAAAGCGGCCTTCGATTCGGCCAAGCTTGCTCAGCAGTTGGGCGAAAAGCTGGGCAAAGAAATCGAACCGCTGAAGCTTCCTTTCCGCACGATCACCTTCGCGGAAGATCAACAGTCGATCCTCTTCGACGTCGAGAAGACCCTATATCGCTTTGAACTGGAAAGCAACACACTGAGCACGGTCGATCCTTCCGACAAAGATGCCGCCAAGCCGGCCGGACCATCGCAGACTCGTCCTTACCCGTCGGTCGATAAGGGTGGCGAAGTCAGCATGAAGATCGTCAACTCCTCGGCTGAACCGATCAAAGTGTTCTGGATCAATCGCGAAGGTCGTCCGCAGCTTTACGACGATTTGAAAGCAGGCGGCGAGTTCACCCAGCGCACGTTTCTGGGGCATGTCTGGATGGTTTTGAACGCCAAAGGTCAGGCCCTTTCAATCTATGAAGCAACCGACGGCGACAATCACCTGGTTCTGGACGGCAAGAATGCGTGGGACATGCCACGCCGCCGCCGTGGACGTCCCTCGGGCGAAGGTTCGCGTCGTCTCTCGCCTAATCGCGAGTGGAACGTCGCCATCGAAGACCACAACCTCGTCCTGCTAAAGCAGGGTGGCAGCGAACGCGTGCAACTGACCGAGGGTGGCACCGATAAGAAGTTCATCGAAGGCAACGCTTACTGGTCGCCTGATTCGAAGCGACTGTTGGTGATGGAAACCACGCCGGGCGATCAACGCGAGATCACCATCGTCGAGTCCTCTCCGAAAGATCAACTTCAACCGAAGGTTCATACGCTGTCGTACGCCAAGCCAGGCGACGCCATCCGACTTCGTCGGCCACGTTTGTTCGACATCGAGAAGATGGAAGAGATCGCCGTCGACAACAGCTTGATGGATAATCCCTGGGCCATCGATCGCGTAAAATGGGAAGAAGACAGCAGCGAGATCCGCCTGCTGTACAACCAACGCGGTCACCAGGTGATGCGTTACCTGGCGATTCAAGCGGATGGTACCGTGCGGACGCTAATCGACGAAACGACACCAACCTTCATCGACTGGACGAACAAGGTCTTTCTGGAAGAACTGCCGGAGTCGAACGAACTGATTTGGATGTCGGAACGCAGCGGCTGGAACCATCTTTATCTGGTCGACGCCAAGTCGGGCGAGGTGAAGAACCCGATCACCGAAGGGGATTGGGTTGTGCGCGAAGTCGAGAAGGTCGATCCGGAGAAACGGCAGATCTTCTTCAAGGCAGGCGGCATCGTACCAGGCCAGGACCCTTACTACATCCATCATTGCCGCGTCAATTTCGACGGAACCGAGCTCACGATGCTCACCGAAGGGGACGGAACACACCGAATCCAGTACTCGCCGGACGGACGTTACCTGATCGACGAGTATTCGCGGGTCGACATGCCTGCGGTGCACACGCTGCGTAAAGCGGACGATGGCTCGCTGGTGTGCGAACTGGAAAAGGGGGATTGCTCGCAGTTGATCGAAACCGGCTGGAAGCCAACCGAGCGATTCGTGGCGAAGGCTCGCGATGGCGAGACCGACATTTATGGTGTCATCTACTTCCCCACCAACCACGATCCGGCGAAGAAATATCCGGTGATCGAGTACATCTATGCTGGGCCGCAAGGGGCATTCGTGCCGAAGCAGTTCAGCACCGGCAGCCAACTTCGCGAGATGGCCGAGCTGGGTTTCATCGTTGTGCAGATCGACGGCATGGGGACTAACTATCGCAGCAAGGCGTTCCACGACGTTTGCTTTAAGAACTTGAAGGACGCTGGCTTCCCCGACCGGATCTTGTGGATGCAAGCCGCCGCGAAGAAGTTCCCCAGCATTGATCTCGACAAGGTCGGCATCTACGGTGGTTCGGCCGGTGGTCAGAATGCGACGGCCGCCGTGCTGTTCCATGGCGACTTCTACGATGCCGCGGTCTCGGACTGTGGTTGCCATGACAACCGCATGGACAAGATCTGGTGGAACGAACAGTGGATGGGTTGGCCCATCGACAAGTCGTACGAAGAAAGCTCGAACGTCGTCAACGCCCACAAGCTGAAAGGGGACTTGTTCCTGATTGTTGGCGAGATGGATACCAACGTCGATCCGGCCAGCACCATGCAAGTGGTCGACGCCCTGGTCAAAGCCAACAAAGACTTCGACCTGCTGGTCGTTCCTGGCGGTGGCCATGGCAGCGGCAGCAGTGCTTACGGTATGCGTCGAACGCGCGATTTCTTTGTGCGAAAGCTGCACGGGGTAGAACCACGTCGGTAA
- a CDS encoding HlyD family efflux transporter periplasmic adaptor subunit → MIKTIAIVVGLLLVVGGVWYLTQSGGPPVDVVVAAHRPIEEYIDEQGKTRLPRTYVISMPFDARIGEISLEEGDPVTQGQQVARIVQEDVEAEFAEAKAAVERLAASIRETGDKSVEETTRQQAEYFVQSMVNTVEAAKTQMTASRSRYEYASTFLGRVQRLIEKGAKTEDDLDRANLQKVESETEYQTDVLTYQAILSIDAATRLLPSMVGQYIDRKDLSVAVLQQQKAEAEARLRTAQLRLERSTMTSPVDGVILAKDLISEQQVAAGTRLLEIGQLDQLEVEAEVLSQDATRIKAGDRAEIYGPSLGKQAGEGIAMKVERVYPAGFTKVSSLGVEQQRVLVILRFDSGVTVDALEQHGLGVDYRVQTRIYTDEKPQALVIPRSAIFRNASGSWQAFVANEGRLERRDLQLGLMNDLEVEVIKGIEAGEQVLISPEASLTVGAAVSPVEVGAPEEGA, encoded by the coding sequence ATGATCAAAACGATTGCAATTGTCGTCGGTCTGCTGCTGGTTGTCGGCGGCGTGTGGTACCTGACCCAGTCAGGCGGACCACCGGTCGATGTTGTTGTCGCGGCCCATCGGCCGATCGAAGAGTACATCGACGAACAAGGTAAGACCCGCCTGCCGCGAACCTACGTGATCTCGATGCCGTTCGATGCCCGCATCGGCGAGATCTCGTTAGAAGAGGGTGACCCTGTCACCCAAGGGCAGCAGGTCGCACGCATCGTGCAAGAGGACGTCGAAGCGGAGTTTGCCGAAGCGAAGGCGGCCGTCGAACGTCTGGCAGCTTCGATCCGCGAAACGGGTGACAAGTCGGTCGAAGAGACCACTCGGCAGCAGGCCGAGTACTTCGTCCAGTCGATGGTCAACACCGTCGAAGCCGCCAAGACGCAGATGACCGCCAGCCGTTCTCGCTACGAGTACGCCAGCACCTTCCTCGGTCGGGTTCAACGGCTTATCGAAAAGGGGGCTAAGACCGAAGACGATCTCGACCGGGCGAACCTGCAGAAGGTTGAAAGCGAAACGGAATACCAGACCGACGTTCTCACTTATCAGGCGATCCTTTCGATCGATGCCGCCACGCGGCTGCTTCCCAGCATGGTGGGTCAGTACATCGATCGCAAAGACCTCTCGGTCGCTGTGCTGCAACAACAAAAAGCGGAAGCGGAAGCTCGGCTGCGAACGGCCCAACTTCGCCTGGAACGATCGACCATGACCAGCCCCGTCGACGGTGTGATCCTGGCCAAAGACCTCATAAGCGAGCAGCAAGTTGCCGCAGGAACAAGGCTGCTTGAGATTGGACAGTTAGACCAACTGGAAGTCGAAGCGGAAGTTTTGAGTCAGGATGCGACCCGTATCAAGGCAGGCGATCGGGCAGAGATTTATGGCCCCTCGCTTGGCAAACAAGCAGGGGAGGGGATCGCCATGAAAGTCGAACGGGTCTACCCGGCTGGGTTCACCAAAGTCAGCTCGTTGGGGGTCGAACAGCAACGCGTGCTGGTGATCCTGCGGTTTGATTCAGGCGTCACCGTTGACGCATTGGAGCAACATGGGCTGGGCGTCGACTATCGCGTTCAAACCCGGATCTACACCGACGAGAAGCCTCAGGCACTCGTTATTCCCCGATCTGCCATTTTCCGCAATGCATCGGGAAGCTGGCAGGCATTCGTTGCGAACGAGGGTCGGCTGGAACGTCGCGATCTGCAACTCGGCCTGATGAACGATCTCGAAGTCGAAGTCATCAAAGGAATCGAAGCTGGCGAGCAGGTTTTGATTTCGCCCGAAGCATCGCTGACCGTCGGAGCTGCCGTTTCGCCGGTGGAAGTTGGTGCCCCAGAAGAAGGCGCATAA
- a CDS encoding ABC transporter permease: protein MSILNRKLLRDLLAARGLLIAIISIMMLGSALLIGMQSTFYNMRAAKDRYYRQCKMADFWIDLKKAPLAELEVLNSIDGIRNWQPRIQFPVTVDLEDRVRPLNGTVISMPNQRRAVTNDIVLVRGDYFTDKGEPEVIVNDKFAEANRLHPGQKLHLLLNNRREQFLIVGTAISAEFTYLIGPGSLTPDPENFGVFYLPQKQMEELFDFEGAANQVVGHFTPQIGRQADEAMELAKRRLESSGFMSSTLLKDFTSNYFVSNEINQLSSMSAFMPTMFLIVAALILNVLMTRLAKQQRTTVGTLKALGYSDATIFLHFLQFGAAVGLIAGLLASLLGTLVTMGMLAQYQNFFQFPDLRNDFYPQTHLIGWSVSVICAMLGSVHGARQMLLLRPSEAMRPEPPAKGGRILLERFTLFWNHLSPGWRVTLRSMVRHRTRSAIALFAGTVGAGILVSGLMMMEATEYFIRDEFERRNRSDIDLTFKDALDRQAWYDLSHLHGVDRAEPLFNVACDFVHGPYQRQGAIQGILRDAQLTVPTDQNDRRILIPSVGLVMERRLAEHLHLKVGDLVEVNPKAGRRDPLSIPLTAVSDSQFGLNVYADLEYLCRLRGESFAMSGAQLKINPAESVQHELYRSLKQMPAMEAINSRLELIKNMRETIVQNQNVAISMIVLFAGTIFFGNVLNASLVNLSERQREVATMGAMGYTRWEIGLLFLRESLVLNLIGALFGLPLGYVLIGLMTQMIDQDLVRFPIVMAHWIWISALITALAFTLLAHGVVQWRIQGMNWLESLKVRE from the coding sequence GTGAGCATCCTGAATCGGAAGCTGCTTCGCGACCTGCTCGCTGCCCGCGGTTTGTTGATCGCGATCATCAGCATCATGATGCTCGGTTCCGCCTTGCTGATCGGCATGCAGTCGACGTTCTACAACATGCGGGCCGCGAAGGATCGCTATTATCGCCAGTGCAAGATGGCTGACTTCTGGATCGACCTGAAGAAAGCCCCGCTGGCCGAACTCGAAGTTTTGAACTCGATCGATGGCATTCGGAACTGGCAACCTCGCATCCAGTTTCCCGTGACCGTCGATTTAGAGGACCGCGTTCGTCCGCTGAACGGCACGGTGATCTCGATGCCGAATCAAAGGCGCGCAGTCACCAACGATATCGTGCTGGTTCGAGGCGACTATTTCACTGACAAGGGGGAACCGGAAGTCATCGTCAACGACAAGTTCGCCGAGGCGAACCGTCTCCATCCTGGACAGAAGCTGCATCTGCTGCTGAACAATCGCCGCGAGCAGTTCCTGATTGTGGGGACCGCGATTAGTGCCGAGTTCACGTACCTGATCGGTCCCGGCAGCCTGACGCCCGACCCAGAGAACTTCGGCGTCTTCTATTTGCCGCAGAAGCAGATGGAAGAGCTGTTCGACTTTGAAGGAGCCGCAAACCAGGTTGTCGGCCATTTCACTCCGCAAATCGGCAGGCAGGCCGACGAAGCGATGGAACTCGCCAAGCGGCGACTTGAATCGTCTGGCTTCATGAGTTCGACGCTGCTGAAAGACTTTACCTCGAACTACTTCGTCAGCAACGAAATCAACCAGCTCAGCAGCATGTCGGCATTCATGCCTACAATGTTCCTGATTGTGGCGGCGTTGATTTTGAACGTGCTGATGACACGACTTGCCAAACAGCAGCGAACCACCGTCGGAACGCTGAAGGCACTGGGCTACAGCGACGCGACCATCTTTCTCCATTTCCTGCAGTTCGGAGCGGCGGTCGGGCTGATCGCCGGGCTGCTGGCGAGTTTGCTGGGAACGTTGGTCACGATGGGGATGCTGGCCCAATATCAAAACTTCTTTCAGTTCCCTGACCTGCGAAACGATTTCTATCCGCAGACCCATCTGATCGGCTGGAGCGTGAGCGTGATCTGCGCGATGCTTGGCAGCGTACATGGTGCTCGGCAAATGCTGCTGTTGCGGCCGTCGGAAGCGATGCGACCCGAGCCGCCTGCGAAAGGTGGTCGCATTCTGCTCGAGCGGTTCACGCTCTTCTGGAATCACCTTTCGCCGGGCTGGCGTGTGACGCTGCGGTCGATGGTCCGGCATCGAACGCGTTCGGCAATTGCTTTGTTCGCGGGAACGGTCGGGGCAGGGATCCTGGTCAGCGGTTTGATGATGATGGAAGCCACCGAGTATTTCATCCGCGACGAATTCGAACGTCGCAATCGCAGCGACATCGATCTGACCTTCAAAGATGCCTTGGATCGGCAGGCCTGGTACGACCTCTCGCACCTGCATGGCGTCGATCGCGCGGAACCGTTGTTCAACGTCGCTTGCGACTTTGTGCATGGTCCGTACCAGCGTCAGGGGGCGATTCAGGGAATCTTGCGCGATGCTCAATTGACCGTGCCGACCGATCAAAACGATCGTAGGATATTGATCCCGAGCGTCGGCCTGGTGATGGAAAGACGACTGGCCGAACATTTGCATTTGAAGGTGGGCGACCTGGTCGAAGTGAACCCAAAGGCAGGGCGTCGCGATCCTCTTTCGATCCCACTGACCGCCGTCAGTGATAGCCAGTTTGGCTTGAATGTGTACGCGGATCTCGAGTACCTCTGCCGTCTGCGTGGCGAGTCGTTCGCGATGAGTGGTGCCCAGTTGAAGATCAATCCAGCCGAGAGCGTTCAGCACGAACTGTATCGTTCGCTCAAGCAGATGCCGGCGATGGAAGCCATCAACTCGCGATTGGAATTGATCAAGAACATGCGCGAGACGATCGTGCAGAATCAAAACGTGGCGATCAGCATGATCGTCCTGTTTGCCGGAACGATCTTCTTCGGCAACGTGCTGAACGCCTCGCTGGTGAACCTATCCGAACGCCAGCGCGAAGTCGCCACGATGGGAGCGATGGGTTACACCCGTTGGGAGATCGGGCTGCTGTTTCTGCGAGAAAGCCTGGTTTTGAACTTAATCGGAGCCCTGTTTGGGTTGCCGCTTGGATATGTGTTGATTGGTTTGATGACGCAGATGATCGATCAAGATCTGGTGCGTTTTCCAATCGTGATGGCTCATTGGATTTGGATCAGTGCGTTGATCACGGCGTTGGCCTTCACACTGCTGGCCCATGGAGTCGTTCAATGGCGGATCCAGGGCATGAATTGGCTTGAGTCGTTGAAAGTTCGCGAGTGA
- a CDS encoding ABC transporter ATP-binding protein, giving the protein MSDNPVEEEPPSRPSLLTVRHVERTFTMGEVKVEVLKDLSFDVYDGEVLAMVGPSGSGKSTILNLIGGLDQPNHGSVLFDDIDLAKVSSRALTRYRRKHVGFVFQFYNLVPNLTALENVLSAAELADHPLDAEEMLAKVGLKDRMDHFPSQLSGGEQQRVAIARAVVKNPKLLLCDEPTGALDFETGISALELLLEFNRDLGTTVLIITHNTALADVASRVIHLRSGEIVKIDENAQPLPPSEVVW; this is encoded by the coding sequence ATGAGCGATAATCCTGTCGAAGAGGAACCTCCGTCTCGACCGTCTCTGCTGACGGTCCGTCACGTCGAGCGCACCTTCACCATGGGCGAGGTGAAGGTCGAGGTGCTCAAGGACTTGTCGTTCGATGTCTACGACGGCGAAGTCCTGGCGATGGTCGGCCCTAGTGGTTCTGGCAAGTCGACCATCTTGAACCTGATCGGCGGCCTCGATCAGCCCAACCATGGCAGCGTCCTCTTTGACGACATCGACCTGGCGAAGGTCTCGTCGCGAGCCCTGACGCGTTACCGACGGAAGCATGTCGGATTCGTCTTTCAGTTCTATAACCTCGTGCCGAACCTCACCGCGCTCGAGAACGTTCTTTCCGCAGCCGAATTGGCCGACCATCCACTCGATGCCGAAGAGATGTTGGCGAAAGTCGGTTTGAAAGATCGCATGGACCACTTTCCTTCGCAGCTTTCAGGGGGCGAACAACAACGCGTCGCGATCGCTCGGGCCGTGGTCAAGAATCCCAAACTGCTTCTATGCGACGAACCAACCGGTGCCCTCGATTTCGAAACCGGCATCAGTGCCTTGGAACTGCTGCTCGAGTTCAATCGTGACCTGGGAACGACCGTGCTGATCATCACGCACAACACGGCTTTGGCCGATGTCGCCAGTCGCGTGATCCATTTGCGCAGCGGCGAGATCGTGAAGATCGATGAGAACGCTCAGCCTCTGCCACCGTCCGAGGTGGTGTGGTGA